The following are encoded together in the Carettochelys insculpta isolate YL-2023 chromosome 24, ASM3395843v1, whole genome shotgun sequence genome:
- the MTF1 gene encoding metal regulatory transcription factor 1 isoform X2 yields MKGHEKGHSYNALPNNNVSEDTNHSLCLSDLSLISTDSELRENSNTTHGQDLSTISPASIFESMFQSPDHATNQEDSQQTAALIESFNGDADSVTPGQPSVGDSTSLSLPLVLQLGISEPSHPALHTSAPPAAPTSIGTSSQQTAFGNPVTVLQSPEVPVPHSSQFAASHQDFLQHTQTSPQPIVPGLSMVARSSAPAAASTAAEPLPSGVQSVPVGANSVLTSNPTITITPSQSAAILQSSIVMGEQNLQWILNGANGSPPNQEQMPQVPKVEKVFFTTALPVAGNTGSSVQQIGLSVPVIIIKQEELCQCQCACRDSAKEKAASKKGCSAPDPKTLEQPNRQLQPQTFSSLSSSSSCEPNGQLATPSDLQTETLSAMDVSDFLSLQSPETSSNLIPIEALLQGEEEVGLNSSFSK; encoded by the exons ATGAAAGGTCATGAGAAAGGACACTCATATAATGCACTTCCCAATAACAATGTATCTGAG GATACAAACCACTCCCTTTGTCTGAGCGATTTGAGTCTCATATCCACAGATTCAGAACTGCGGGAAAACTCAAATACA ACACATGGACAAGATCTTAGCACAATCTCACCAGCAAGCATCTTTGAATCTATGTTCCAGAGTCCAGATCATGCCACAAATCAGGAAGATTCTCAGCAGACAG CTGCCTTGATTGAAAGTTTTAATGGTGATGCAGACTCAGTAACTCCTGGTCAGCCTTCCGTAGGAGATTCCACATCTTTATCTCTCCCACTTGTACTGCAGCTTGGCATCTCCGAGCCTTCCCACCCAGCACTGCACACCTCcgcaccccctgcagctcccacctccaTAGGAACCAGTTCACAGCAAACTGCGTTTGGAAACCCTGTGACTGTTTTACAGTCCCCAGAAGTGCCTGTTCCTCACAGCTCACAGTTTGCAGCCAGTCACCAAGACTTCCTGCAGCACACTCAGACCTCACCACAGCCTATTGTACCAGGACTTTCAATGGTTGCCAGAtcctctgctccagcagcagcatcgACTGCCGCTGAGCCTCTGCCCAGTGGGGTCCAGAGTGTGCCTGTGGGTGCGAACTCTGTTCTGACGAGTAATCCGACGATAACAATTACTCCATCTCAGAGCGCTGCTATCCTGCAGTCCAGCATTGTCATGGGAGAACAGAACTTGCAATGGATTTTAAATGGTGCCAATGGATCACCCCCAAATCAAGAACAGATG ccacaagTTCCAAAGGTGGAGAAAGTCTTTTTTACCACTGCGTTACCAGTGGCTGGCAACACAG GGAGCTCTGTTCAGCAGATTGGTCTCAGCGTTCCTGTTATCATTATAAAGCAGGAAGAGCTCTGCCAGTGTCAATGTGCCTGCCGAGACTCTGCCAAGGAGAAAGCAGCTAGTAAGAAGGGATGTTCTGCACCTGACCCAAAAACTTTGGAGCAGCCAAATCGTCAGCTGCAGCCTCAGACTTTTTCTTCCTTGTCGTCATCCTCTTCCTGTGAGCCCAATGGTCAGTTGGCTACCCCTTCAGACTTGCAGACTGAAACATTAAGTGCCATGGATGTATCAGACTTCCTGTCCCTCCAAAGCCCTGAAACCTCATCCAATCTGATTCCAATCGAAGCACTACTGCAGGGGGAGGAAGAAGTTGGGTTGAATAGTAGCTTCTCCAAGTGA
- the MTF1 gene encoding metal regulatory transcription factor 1 isoform X1, which yields MGENSPDGSIHYYDVEEDELTHDDKMMRFVDKNGLVPSSSGTIYDRTTVLIEQDHGTLEDDEDEGQCGDHLSFLPEGHEEGFHLIADHEGMSQGYVQHIISPDQIHLTINPGSTPMPRNIEGATLTLQSECPETKRKEVKRYQCTFEGCPRTYSTAGNLRTHQKTHRGEYTFVCNQQGCGKAFLTSYSLKIHVRVHTKEKPFECDVQGCEKAFNTLYRLKAHQRLHTGKTFNCESEGCSKYFTTLSDLRKHIRTHTGEKPFRCDHDGCGKAFAASHHLKTHVRTHTGERPFFCPSNGCEKTFSTQYSLKSHMKGHEKGHSYNALPNNNVSEDTNHSLCLSDLSLISTDSELRENSNTTHGQDLSTISPASIFESMFQSPDHATNQEDSQQTAALIESFNGDADSVTPGQPSVGDSTSLSLPLVLQLGISEPSHPALHTSAPPAAPTSIGTSSQQTAFGNPVTVLQSPEVPVPHSSQFAASHQDFLQHTQTSPQPIVPGLSMVARSSAPAAASTAAEPLPSGVQSVPVGANSVLTSNPTITITPSQSAAILQSSIVMGEQNLQWILNGANGSPPNQEQMPQVPKVEKVFFTTALPVAGNTGSSVQQIGLSVPVIIIKQEELCQCQCACRDSAKEKAASKKGCSAPDPKTLEQPNRQLQPQTFSSLSSSSSCEPNGQLATPSDLQTETLSAMDVSDFLSLQSPETSSNLIPIEALLQGEEEVGLNSSFSK from the exons ATGGGGGAAAATAGTCCTGATGGCAGCATTCACTACTATGATGTGGAGGAAGATGAACTGACCCATGATGATAAAATGATGAGGTTTGTGGACAAAAATGGTCTGGTTCCTTCATCATCTGGGACAATTTATGATAGAACAACTGTTCTAATTGAACAAGACCATGGAACATTAGAAGATGATGAAGATGAAGGACAATGTGGAGATCACTTGTCTTTTTTACCAGAGGGTCATGAAGAAGGATTTCATTTAATAGCAGATCACGAAGGAATGTCCCAGGGTTATGTGCAACATATTATTTCTCCAGATCAGATTCATTTGACTATAAATCCGGGTTCAACTCCCATGCCAAGAAATATTGAAGGAGCTACTCTCACTTTGCAATCTGAGTGCCCAGAAACCAAGCGTAAAGAA GTTAAGAGATACCAGTGCACCTTTGAGGGCTGCCCTCGCACCTATAGCACAGCTGGCAATCTGCGCACTCATCAGAAGACACATCGTGGGGAATACACATTTGTCTGCAATCAGCAAGGTTGTGGCAAGGCCTTCCTTACCTCCTATAGTCTCAAAATCCATGTTCGAGTGCACACTAAGGAAAAGCCGTTTGAGTGTGATGTGCAGGGCTGTGAAAAAGCATTCAATACACTGTACAG GTTGAAAGCACATCAGAGACTTCACACAGGAAAAACATTTAACTGTGAAAGTGAAGGCTGCAGTAAATACTTCACAACGCTCAGTGATCTGAGGAAGCACATTCGAACACACACAGGAGAAAAGCCATTTAG GTGTGATCATGATGGCTGTGGAAAGGCATTTGCTGCAAGCCACCACCTTAAAACACATGTTAGGACACATACAG GAGAGAGACCTTTCTTCTGTCCCAGTAATGGCTGTGAGAAGACTTTTAGTACTCAGTATAGCCTGAAGAGTCACATGAAAGGTCATGAGAAAGGACACTCATATAATGCACTTCCCAATAACAATGTATCTGAG GATACAAACCACTCCCTTTGTCTGAGCGATTTGAGTCTCATATCCACAGATTCAGAACTGCGGGAAAACTCAAATACA ACACATGGACAAGATCTTAGCACAATCTCACCAGCAAGCATCTTTGAATCTATGTTCCAGAGTCCAGATCATGCCACAAATCAGGAAGATTCTCAGCAGACAG CTGCCTTGATTGAAAGTTTTAATGGTGATGCAGACTCAGTAACTCCTGGTCAGCCTTCCGTAGGAGATTCCACATCTTTATCTCTCCCACTTGTACTGCAGCTTGGCATCTCCGAGCCTTCCCACCCAGCACTGCACACCTCcgcaccccctgcagctcccacctccaTAGGAACCAGTTCACAGCAAACTGCGTTTGGAAACCCTGTGACTGTTTTACAGTCCCCAGAAGTGCCTGTTCCTCACAGCTCACAGTTTGCAGCCAGTCACCAAGACTTCCTGCAGCACACTCAGACCTCACCACAGCCTATTGTACCAGGACTTTCAATGGTTGCCAGAtcctctgctccagcagcagcatcgACTGCCGCTGAGCCTCTGCCCAGTGGGGTCCAGAGTGTGCCTGTGGGTGCGAACTCTGTTCTGACGAGTAATCCGACGATAACAATTACTCCATCTCAGAGCGCTGCTATCCTGCAGTCCAGCATTGTCATGGGAGAACAGAACTTGCAATGGATTTTAAATGGTGCCAATGGATCACCCCCAAATCAAGAACAGATG ccacaagTTCCAAAGGTGGAGAAAGTCTTTTTTACCACTGCGTTACCAGTGGCTGGCAACACAG GGAGCTCTGTTCAGCAGATTGGTCTCAGCGTTCCTGTTATCATTATAAAGCAGGAAGAGCTCTGCCAGTGTCAATGTGCCTGCCGAGACTCTGCCAAGGAGAAAGCAGCTAGTAAGAAGGGATGTTCTGCACCTGACCCAAAAACTTTGGAGCAGCCAAATCGTCAGCTGCAGCCTCAGACTTTTTCTTCCTTGTCGTCATCCTCTTCCTGTGAGCCCAATGGTCAGTTGGCTACCCCTTCAGACTTGCAGACTGAAACATTAAGTGCCATGGATGTATCAGACTTCCTGTCCCTCCAAAGCCCTGAAACCTCATCCAATCTGATTCCAATCGAAGCACTACTGCAGGGGGAGGAAGAAGTTGGGTTGAATAGTAGCTTCTCCAAGTGA